In Pyrus communis chromosome 8, drPyrComm1.1, whole genome shotgun sequence, one genomic interval encodes:
- the LOC137741754 gene encoding uncharacterized protein has translation MTEESPVNHDKETRHNLSPNSSDVEVNTNQRLCLVLLNEFNYLPWSRAVSLALGGKGKLGFVNGSVEAPDRSSSTYNAWLCKDQLVMSLLLNTMEKHVAEIFSYSNSAHDLWKALQDMYGNQNNYARVFQLKKDIASAQQEGKAFVQHLGSLKAMWNELDVYLPHTTDPTILLKRAEEDKIYQLLGSMSSEYEDLRSHILMSQDLPTFNNVCATIQREEARKKVMNVDPNPRLTETRAYASNYKNSEAKVYKGRNTHLKCKYCNGVGHEEDKCWELHPELKPKFNKDGRIIPRSSQQFQPHFKAKLANAHAPTISQGSMEFTVNPLSLINEFAAYLQSKGHGGGTHGQGNEEGSHTAMLGQFAGFLAGNEKFPKGEAPDARATKCVFMGYSTTQKGYKCFNPVTKKCTVSRDVKFEEDYPYFTSQGEDLVDMFPLPQNFNYPMLENRSVIVSPDCEEVQTDQITTSENEDELYFDHSPPSTESQVIKRNPPRIRKPPVRLQDYVTYASRHPINECISFSKFSTSHATFLSEIDKHYEPRSFQEAFLLPQWNQAMKEKLCALEENCTWSLVQLPPGKKAVGSRWIYKTKFKADGSIERHKARLVARGFTQTFGVDYKETFAPVAKMNSVRVLLSVAINCGWSLYQMDVKNAFLHGELQEEVYMQPPPGYDGIKGNMVCKLHKAIYGLK, from the exons ATGACTGAAGAAAGTCCTGTCAACCATGATAAGGAAACCCGGCACAATCTCTCTCCAAACTCCTCAGACGTTGAGGTTAACACCAATCAACGTTTATGTTTAGTTCTCTTGAACGAGTTCAATTATCTTCCTTGGTCTCGAGCTGTTTCACTAGCTCTCGGAGGCAAAGGGAAGTTAGGGTTTGTAAATGGAAGCGTGGAAGCTCCAGATCGTTCTTCCTCTACATACAATGCATGGCTCTGCAAAGATCAACTTGTCATGTCCTTGCTGCTCAACACCATGGAGAAACATGTTGCTGAAATTTTTAGCTACTCCAATTCCGCCCATGATCTTTGGAAAGCTTTGCAGGatatgtatggaaatcaaaacaactaTGCACGGGTCTTCCAATTAAAGAAGGACATTGCCAGTgctcaacaagaagggaaaGCATTTGTTCAACACCTTGGGAGTCTCAAAGCcatgtggaatgagttggaTGTATATCTCCCTCATACCACAGATCCTACCATTCTCCTAAAACGAGCTGAGGAAGACAAAATTTATCAGCTGTTAGGGAGTATGAGCTCTGAGTACGAGGACCTAAGGAGTCACATCTTGATGAGTCAAGACCTGCCTACCTTCAACAATGTTTGTGCAACTATCCAACGAGAAGAAGCAAGGAAGAAGGTTATGAATGTTGATCCCAATCCTAGATTAACGGAGACTCGGGCATATGCATCAAATTACAAGAACTCAGAAGCCAAGGTATACAAGGGAAGAAACACACATCTAAAATGCAAATATTGCAATGGTGTTGGTCATGAGGAAGACAAGTGTTGGGAACTTCATCCTGAACTCAAGCCTAAGTTCAACAAAGATGGAAGGATAATACCAAGGTCCTCACAACAATTTCAACCTCATTTCAAGGCAAAACTTGCTAATGCTCACGCTCCTACTATCTCACAAGGATCCATGGAGTTCACTGTCAATCCATTATCATTGATCAATGAATTTGCAGCTTACCTACAAAGTAAGGGGCACGGAGGAGGCACACATGGTCAAGGCAATGAAGAGGGTAGTCACACAGCTATGTTGGGACAATTTGCCGGATTTCTTGCTGGAAATGAGAAATTTCCAAAGGGAGAAGCACCAG ATGCCAGGGCAACCAAGTGTGTGTTTATGGGATACTCGACCACTCAAAAGGGATACAAGTGCTTCAATCCAGTCACTAAGAAGTGCACAGTTTCAAGAGATGTGAAGTTCGAAGAAGACTATCCCTATTTTACAAGTCAGGGGGAGGATTTAGTTGACATGTTCCCACTCCCTCAAAACTTTAATTATCCGATGTTGGAAAATAGATCAGTCATTGTAAGTCCAGATTGTGAAGAAGTTCAAACTGACCAAATTACTACCAGTGAGAATGAAGACGAGCTCTACTTTGATCATTCTCCGCCCTCTACAGAGTCTCAGGTGATTAAAAGAAATCCTCCTCGAATCAGAAAACCTCCAGTTAGGTTGCAGGACTATGTTACATATGCCTCACGACATCCAATCAATGAATGTATCAGCTTTAGTAAGTTCTCAACATCTCATGCTACATTTCTCAGTGAAATTGATAAGCACTATGAACCAAGAAGCTTTCAAGAAGCATTTCTTCTCCCACAATGGAACCAAGCCATGAAAGAAAAGCTTTGTGCACTGGAAGAGAATTGCACCTGGAGCCTAGTTCAACTACCACCAGGAAAGAAGGCTGTTGGAAGTCGTTGGATTTACAAGACTAAATTCAAAGCTGATGGATCTATCGAGAGACACAAAGCTAGACTTGTTGCTCGAGGTTTCACCCAAACCTTTGGTGTAGATTATAAGGAAACATTTGCACCGGTGGCCAAGATGAACTCAGTCAGGGTTTTACTGTCAGTTGCAATCAATTGTGGGTGGTCACTCTaccaaatggacgtgaagaatgctttccttCACGGCGAGCTGCAGGAAGAAGTGTATATGCAACCTCCTCCAGGCTATGATGGTATTAAAGGCAACATGGTTTGTAAATTGCACAAGGCAATATACGGATTGAAATAA